A window of the Streptomyces sp. HUAS 15-9 genome harbors these coding sequences:
- a CDS encoding AAA family ATPase has translation MSSPATSSDREKVVSKLPGWLRQDLKVRAAQHGLEIQSAVEEGITAWCALASALEPVDTSGADSFSTFLPQGQWDEFKRTATDRGVSLIQGLAQSVRLWLDTNPAPDVVRPAVTRRIVVCNQKGGVGKTAITAGTGEAMAEDPNKLHPVRVAKQLVAALRAVETDEPETMTDDPLDVESLPGLGMRVLLVDFDPQCHLTNQLGATPVPMNGDSLTNHMAGDSKGDLRDLIVSIDDDNFDGRLHLLPGCNDAFLLDVRLSAVRAREAALERALAPLEADYDVILIDCPPSLGLSMDAAAYYGRRRDNEKPGQSGALVVVQAEDSSADAYELLTTQIEDLRADLSLEIDYLGIVVNLYDGRRGYIATSSLQGWVDIKDPRVVGLVGDLKEQKEAVRMKQPLLSYAPKSQQAVSMRALAREIS, from the coding sequence ATGAGTTCTCCAGCCACCTCCAGTGACCGCGAGAAGGTCGTCTCCAAGCTGCCGGGTTGGCTCCGGCAGGACCTCAAAGTCAGGGCCGCCCAGCACGGCCTCGAGATCCAGAGCGCCGTCGAGGAGGGCATCACTGCCTGGTGCGCCCTCGCCTCCGCCCTGGAACCCGTCGACACCTCAGGTGCCGACTCCTTCTCCACCTTCCTCCCCCAGGGCCAGTGGGACGAGTTCAAGCGCACGGCCACCGATCGCGGGGTCTCCCTCATCCAGGGCCTCGCCCAGTCCGTCAGGCTCTGGCTCGACACCAACCCCGCCCCCGACGTCGTACGCCCGGCCGTCACCCGCCGCATCGTCGTCTGCAACCAGAAGGGTGGCGTCGGCAAGACCGCCATCACCGCGGGCACCGGCGAGGCGATGGCCGAGGACCCCAACAAGCTCCACCCGGTCCGCGTGGCCAAGCAGTTGGTCGCCGCCCTCCGTGCCGTCGAGACCGATGAGCCCGAGACCATGACCGACGACCCGCTGGACGTCGAGAGCCTCCCCGGCCTCGGCATGCGCGTCCTCCTGGTCGACTTCGACCCCCAGTGCCACCTCACCAACCAGCTCGGCGCAACCCCCGTGCCGATGAACGGCGACAGCCTCACCAACCATATGGCGGGCGACTCCAAGGGAGACCTCCGCGACCTCATCGTCTCCATCGACGACGACAACTTCGACGGCCGCCTGCACCTTCTCCCCGGCTGCAACGACGCCTTCCTCCTCGACGTGCGCCTCTCGGCCGTAAGAGCCCGGGAAGCCGCTCTCGAACGGGCCCTGGCCCCCCTGGAAGCCGACTACGACGTCATCCTCATCGACTGCCCGCCCAGCCTCGGCCTCAGCATGGACGCCGCCGCCTACTACGGCCGCCGCCGCGACAACGAGAAGCCCGGCCAGTCCGGAGCCCTCGTCGTCGTCCAGGCCGAGGACAGCTCCGCCGACGCCTACGAACTCCTCACCACCCAGATCGAGGACCTGCGCGCAGACCTCTCCCTCGAAATCGACTACCTGGGCATCGTCGTCAACCTCTACGACGGCCGCCGCGGCTACATCGCCACCTCCTCCCTCCAGGGCTGGGTGGACATAAAGGATCCGCGGGTGGTGGGCCTCGTCGGGGACCTGAAGGAACAAAAAGAAGCAGTCCGCATGAAGCAGCCGTTGTTGTCCTACGCCCCCAAGTCCCAGCAGGCCGTCAGCATGCGCGCCCTGGCCCGGGAGATCTCATGA
- a CDS encoding ParB/RepB/Spo0J family partition protein — MTKKAEQLGAGRFGASARPVSARRAAVAAATGVPTDGVAPPTELPTHRISPNPDNPRSSLGDLTELAGSLNTHGQKQAITVMNRDTYIKANPEREADLEADTYYVVIDGSSRLAAAREAGLATVKVMVSDDQGSTSEELLESALVANIHRQDLDELDEAKALNRLLAIHGSQTALAKRLHRSQGWVSQRLALLSLTPELQSRIGHDPIDLLRAVGNKPADQQETALEELKAERARKEAERPPQKPGKRPATTPPEPKPEPPTHYDVIEDTAPKPQPDPAPEPQPNPTPTVEADALVPEPRSDPSNPPKLPYDDGAFLAMHLIRKMTDTEFDKMLSILNEHQRQRATADN; from the coding sequence ATGACGAAGAAGGCCGAGCAGCTGGGTGCCGGCCGGTTCGGAGCCTCGGCACGACCGGTCAGCGCCCGCCGCGCAGCCGTGGCCGCGGCCACCGGAGTCCCCACCGACGGAGTCGCCCCGCCCACCGAGCTCCCCACCCACCGCATCAGCCCGAACCCCGACAACCCCCGTTCCAGCCTCGGCGACCTGACCGAGCTCGCGGGCAGCCTCAACACGCACGGCCAGAAGCAGGCGATCACGGTCATGAACCGCGACACCTACATCAAGGCCAACCCCGAGCGCGAGGCCGACCTCGAGGCCGACACCTATTACGTCGTAATCGACGGCAGCAGCCGTCTGGCCGCCGCCCGCGAAGCAGGCCTGGCCACCGTCAAGGTCATGGTCAGCGACGACCAGGGGAGTACCTCCGAGGAACTCCTCGAGTCGGCCCTGGTCGCCAACATCCACCGACAGGACCTCGACGAGCTCGACGAGGCCAAGGCCCTCAACCGCCTCCTGGCCATCCACGGCAGCCAGACGGCCCTCGCCAAGCGCCTCCACCGTTCCCAGGGCTGGGTCTCCCAGCGCCTGGCCCTCCTGAGCCTCACCCCCGAACTCCAGTCCCGCATCGGCCACGACCCCATCGACCTCCTGCGCGCGGTCGGCAACAAGCCGGCCGACCAGCAGGAGACGGCCCTGGAGGAACTGAAGGCGGAACGAGCCCGCAAGGAGGCCGAGCGCCCCCCACAGAAGCCAGGCAAACGCCCGGCAACCACCCCACCGGAGCCCAAGCCCGAACCCCCCACCCATTACGACGTAATAGAAGACACGGCCCCCAAGCCACAACCCGACCCCGCCCCCGAACCACAACCCAACCCCACACCCACCGTCGAAGCGGACGCCCTGGTCCCCGAACCCCGCTCCGACCCCTCGAACCCCCCGAAACTCCCTTACGACGACGGCGCCTTCCTAGCCATGCACCTCATCCGCAAGATGACGGACACGGAGTTCGACAAGATGCTCAGCATCCTCAACGAACACCAGCGACAACGCGCGACCGCCGACAACTGA
- a CDS encoding MarR family transcriptional regulator has protein sequence MGTARRLLDADTGEIVPYAPYAFSGRHTQVDKARVEAITESRAFTPSQKFLVLWWIGVSPEGMEPLKATGADIGQRVGMSTDAVGKVNRKLAKHRILIVRGRIGNYNFYRISPYIAFHGTGIEQREAIKTCNPPDIPGFDESTPARWEAK, from the coding sequence TTGGGAACAGCGCGCAGACTGCTGGACGCTGACACCGGCGAGATCGTCCCCTATGCGCCGTACGCCTTCTCCGGCAGGCACACCCAGGTCGACAAGGCTCGGGTGGAGGCGATCACCGAGAGCAGGGCCTTCACGCCCAGCCAGAAGTTCCTCGTCCTGTGGTGGATCGGAGTGTCACCGGAAGGCATGGAGCCCCTCAAGGCCACCGGCGCGGACATCGGCCAGCGGGTCGGCATGTCCACCGATGCCGTGGGGAAGGTCAACCGGAAGTTGGCCAAGCACCGCATCCTGATCGTCCGCGGCCGCATCGGAAACTACAACTTCTACCGGATCAGCCCGTACATTGCTTTTCACGGGACTGGGATCGAACAGCGCGAAGCCATCAAGACCTGCAACCCGCCGGACATCCCCGGATTCGACGAGTCAACCCCTGCACGGTGGGAGGCAAAGTGA
- a CDS encoding replication initiation protein, RepL2 — translation MTLRLLEHTAGLPANQRLILMLYAAHPTDRAGTVSKTAAELADVLGMSPTVFSRTRRQIVESGWLEESERLGHIRYYRLSPKATGEEVVVPLRRAT, via the coding sequence ATGACCCTCCGCCTGCTGGAACACACCGCCGGCCTGCCCGCCAACCAGCGCCTGATCCTGATGCTCTACGCCGCGCACCCCACGGACCGTGCCGGCACGGTCAGCAAGACGGCCGCCGAGCTGGCCGACGTCCTCGGCATGTCGCCCACCGTCTTCTCCCGCACCCGCCGCCAGATCGTCGAGTCCGGCTGGCTGGAGGAGTCCGAGCGCCTAGGCCACATCCGCTACTACCGCCTGAGCCCCAAGGCCACCGGCGAGGAGGTCGTCGTACCACTGCGCCGGGCGACCTGA
- a CDS encoding FABP family protein, translating into MYDPAPEHPYPDAHWPDDAPTPHALLAPVLGFLGTWHGRGQGGYPTLAGDFTYAQEVTFSHDGRPFLRYEARAWLLDADGAPLRPAARESGWWRLQPDGRVEALITQPTGVAEIAVGQAAQETVDLSTHEVALTPTAKVVNATRRRYTLTDNDTLTFVHDLAAVGRPLQHHLSATLRRTR; encoded by the coding sequence GTGTACGACCCCGCACCGGAGCACCCGTACCCCGACGCCCACTGGCCGGACGACGCGCCCACACCGCACGCACTGCTCGCGCCCGTGCTCGGTTTCCTGGGCACATGGCACGGCCGGGGCCAAGGGGGATACCCAACGCTCGCCGGGGACTTCACATACGCACAGGAAGTCACCTTCAGCCACGACGGCCGCCCCTTCCTCCGCTACGAGGCCCGGGCCTGGCTGCTCGACGCCGACGGCGCGCCGCTGCGCCCGGCGGCTCGGGAGAGCGGATGGTGGCGGCTTCAGCCCGACGGTCGGGTGGAGGCACTGATCACCCAGCCCACCGGCGTCGCCGAGATCGCGGTCGGCCAGGCGGCACAGGAGACGGTCGATCTCTCCACTCACGAGGTGGCCCTCACACCCACTGCCAAGGTAGTCAACGCCACCCGCCGCCGCTACACCCTGACCGACAACGACACACTCACGTTCGTTCACGACCTCGCGGCCGTCGGCCGGCCGCTACAGCACCATCTCTCGGCAACCCTGCGACGCACGCGGTAG
- a CDS encoding S1 family peptidase, with the protein MSAIRATAVTAAACAAVLATAMPSSAINSYNAVPAPERTEVGALVATWDNDGDPATPDRVDWVCSGTMIDADTFLTAAHCTTDWPDNVKFYVSLDQDVQAGLDAAAQKYPGDPAAQAGAVAVQGTAHSHPGFPGPASDPHDISVIELPAAKVKARWAFTPATLPTTNQLGALGPQGLNATDWFVAGYGTQEAANGPGGQTHPGGGVRMKAPVTFDALNDSWVRLAMTASQGNGGACYGDSGGPNFAVFGGKNVLAATTITGDTPCYATNVTYRLDTPGARAFLSPFVKLP; encoded by the coding sequence TTGTCAGCCATACGCGCCACCGCCGTCACCGCGGCGGCCTGTGCGGCCGTGCTCGCCACGGCGATGCCGTCCTCGGCCATCAACTCGTATAACGCTGTGCCCGCTCCCGAACGCACCGAGGTCGGCGCGCTCGTGGCCACCTGGGACAACGACGGCGACCCCGCGACCCCGGACCGGGTCGACTGGGTCTGCTCCGGCACCATGATCGACGCGGACACCTTCCTGACCGCCGCGCACTGCACCACCGACTGGCCGGACAATGTGAAGTTCTACGTGTCGCTCGACCAGGACGTGCAGGCCGGCCTCGACGCCGCCGCCCAGAAGTACCCCGGCGACCCGGCAGCCCAGGCGGGGGCCGTCGCCGTCCAGGGCACCGCCCACAGCCACCCCGGCTTCCCCGGGCCCGCCTCCGACCCCCACGACATCTCGGTGATCGAACTGCCCGCCGCGAAGGTGAAGGCCCGCTGGGCCTTCACCCCAGCCACCCTGCCCACCACGAACCAACTCGGCGCACTCGGCCCACAGGGTCTGAACGCCACCGACTGGTTCGTTGCCGGATACGGCACCCAGGAAGCCGCCAACGGCCCCGGCGGGCAGACCCACCCCGGCGGCGGCGTCCGCATGAAGGCGCCCGTCACCTTCGACGCCCTCAACGACTCCTGGGTACGCCTGGCGATGACCGCTTCGCAGGGCAACGGCGGTGCCTGCTATGGCGATTCGGGCGGCCCCAACTTCGCGGTGTTCGGCGGCAAGAACGTCCTGGCCGCCACCACCATCACCGGTGACACCCCGTGCTACGCGACGAACGTGACGTACCGCCTGGACACCCCCGGCGCCCGCGCCTTCCTGTCGCCGTTCGTGAAACTCCCATAG
- a CDS encoding peptidoglycan-binding domain-containing protein, translating to MRRLLAVATITAVALGLGVTVAEQASAATPTCNGVGDAWTGDAGPIKIPSYNSGGTQNLDCNMVKGVVSSAVKNLQTELNHCFADKIGAQLTVDGIFGTNTYNALKKAQYAAGTTADGVYGPHTRHAFAITRGWWSGTTCLWVDA from the coding sequence ATGAGACGACTACTCGCGGTGGCGACAATCACCGCGGTCGCGCTGGGACTGGGGGTGACAGTTGCCGAACAGGCGTCTGCGGCCACGCCCACATGCAACGGAGTGGGGGACGCCTGGACCGGTGACGCGGGGCCCATCAAGATCCCGTCGTACAACTCCGGGGGCACACAGAACCTCGACTGCAACATGGTCAAGGGCGTTGTGAGCTCCGCGGTGAAGAACCTCCAGACTGAGCTGAACCACTGTTTCGCCGACAAGATCGGTGCCCAGCTCACGGTCGACGGGATCTTCGGCACCAACACCTACAACGCGCTCAAGAAGGCCCAGTACGCGGCCGGTACCACGGCCGACGGCGTCTACGGACCGCACACCCGGCACGCCTTCGCCATCACCCGCGGCTGGTGGTCCGGGACGACGTGCCTGTGGGTGGACGCATGA
- a CDS encoding S1 family peptidase, which translates to MRPRILALAAAVLTMILCATWAQAAPGTAADDTQGARHTRLDPDAVRESVAYLKETYHVSDAEALRRLQLQADAQILDKKLRKERPGAYAGMWLDQDHGGVLRVLTTSGSAVAPYIRALADRSHVRTRTVTHSRAELDGIVSRLERTVGGGPDSLFIPAVSMMENKVVLWRRDWVADAKRSGTWNKLSNLTGRPAATAAARTDAVAHELARGRAALAAQPRGLVEERRLDQPQQAFTPYVDWGYCHPLYCSTKYGPMRGGLRLNIKRDNGTWGGCTSGFNIRSKGGTTYNNWAWVLTAGHCVAGKTNNTYINHNGYPILKQHAPNAALEVNSYPYDFVMLPYISGSYSQTWLDNFSGKNRVMKYCRNGGQDSDSDTPCGTQATTADQWITGYHNFSEINPGWVACATGTGSDSSNYPESYDSGAGDGYLVGTRCGKVISPKDGVGIWTDICARKGDSGGPLFSQIDKTAYGILEGSYQSRTGPCYSGEINNYVPISTIYRYTDNVAGATYRVITSSTG; encoded by the coding sequence ATGAGGCCGCGCATCCTGGCCCTCGCCGCGGCCGTACTGACCATGATCCTGTGCGCCACGTGGGCGCAGGCTGCGCCCGGCACAGCGGCGGACGACACGCAGGGGGCACGGCACACGCGACTCGATCCGGACGCGGTGCGCGAGTCCGTGGCGTACCTGAAGGAGACCTACCACGTCTCCGACGCCGAGGCGCTGCGCCGGCTGCAACTGCAGGCCGACGCACAGATCCTGGACAAGAAGCTCAGGAAGGAGCGGCCGGGGGCGTACGCCGGAATGTGGCTGGACCAGGACCACGGCGGCGTTTTGAGGGTCCTCACCACCAGCGGCTCCGCCGTCGCGCCCTACATCCGGGCCCTGGCGGACAGGTCCCATGTGCGCACGAGGACCGTCACTCACTCCCGGGCCGAGCTCGACGGGATCGTATCCCGCCTCGAGCGGACGGTCGGCGGCGGTCCCGACTCGCTCTTCATCCCGGCGGTGTCGATGATGGAGAACAAGGTCGTGCTGTGGCGGCGCGACTGGGTGGCCGACGCCAAGCGGTCAGGAACATGGAACAAGCTGTCCAACCTGACGGGGCGTCCCGCGGCGACCGCCGCGGCGCGGACCGACGCCGTCGCGCACGAACTGGCCCGCGGCCGTGCCGCGTTGGCGGCGCAGCCGCGCGGGCTGGTGGAGGAGCGCCGGCTCGACCAGCCCCAGCAGGCCTTCACTCCGTACGTGGACTGGGGCTACTGCCACCCGCTGTACTGCTCCACCAAGTACGGGCCCATGCGCGGCGGACTCCGCCTGAACATCAAGCGTGACAACGGCACCTGGGGCGGCTGCACCTCCGGCTTCAACATCCGCTCCAAGGGCGGCACCACCTACAACAACTGGGCCTGGGTGCTGACCGCCGGTCACTGCGTGGCCGGGAAGACCAACAACACGTACATCAACCACAACGGCTACCCGATCCTGAAGCAGCACGCGCCGAACGCCGCCCTCGAGGTCAACTCGTATCCGTACGACTTCGTCATGCTGCCGTACATCAGCGGCAGTTACTCGCAGACCTGGCTGGACAACTTCTCCGGGAAGAACCGGGTGATGAAGTACTGCCGCAACGGCGGCCAGGACAGCGACTCGGACACGCCGTGCGGCACCCAGGCGACCACGGCCGACCAGTGGATCACCGGCTACCACAACTTCAGTGAGATCAACCCCGGCTGGGTCGCGTGTGCCACCGGCACCGGGTCGGACTCCTCGAACTACCCCGAGTCCTACGACAGTGGCGCCGGCGACGGCTACCTGGTCGGAACGCGCTGCGGCAAGGTCATCTCACCGAAGGACGGCGTCGGCATCTGGACCGACATCTGCGCCCGCAAGGGTGACAGCGGTGGCCCGCTGTTCAGCCAGATCGACAAGACTGCATACGGAATCCTGGAGGGCAGCTACCAGTCCCGGACGGGCCCGTGCTACTCGGGCGAGATCAACAACTACGTTCCGATCAGCACGATCTACCGCTACACGGACAACGTCGCGGGCGCGACCTACCGCGTGATCACGTCGTCCACCGGCTGA
- a CDS encoding winged helix-turn-helix domain-containing protein — protein sequence MLRLHFTRDDLVRTSVAPGPDVLWELVLGATLLGSRQGRAVFDPWRQQALSGLRRLPAWQPRLLRSLAPPRGDFPDFLTPRMAGSDLDSGLDMVLSTPRRTLRTDIRVLGRQPSWAGGIATGDGEALNALGAALRACHQSLIAPVWPRIQAHVEADRALRARSLLDGGPEGLLAGFGPTLRWKSPVLEADYPVTRDIFLDGRGLLLIPSVFCWRTPVTLIDPSLPPVLVYPIGRGPGWWAGAGQQDGAARRNGLDALLGRTRAAALRAVEDGCTTGELARRLGISAPTASEHACVLREAGLIGSLRHRNTVLHALTPLGTALLSENPYRPGRRAVRPVGV from the coding sequence ATGCTCAGGCTGCATTTCACGAGGGACGATCTGGTGCGGACGAGCGTCGCACCCGGACCCGACGTCCTGTGGGAACTCGTCCTCGGCGCGACTCTACTGGGCAGTCGTCAGGGCCGGGCGGTCTTCGACCCGTGGCGTCAGCAGGCCCTGAGCGGCCTGCGTCGGCTACCCGCCTGGCAGCCCCGACTGCTGCGCTCCCTCGCCCCGCCCAGGGGCGACTTCCCCGACTTCCTCACCCCACGCATGGCCGGAAGCGACCTCGACAGTGGCCTCGACATGGTGCTGTCCACGCCGCGGCGCACGCTGCGCACCGACATACGGGTCCTCGGCCGTCAGCCCTCGTGGGCGGGTGGGATCGCCACCGGCGACGGCGAGGCGCTCAACGCGCTCGGCGCCGCCCTGCGCGCCTGTCACCAGAGTCTGATCGCCCCGGTGTGGCCGCGGATCCAGGCCCATGTGGAGGCCGATCGGGCGCTGCGGGCGCGCTCGCTGCTGGACGGCGGCCCAGAGGGGCTACTGGCCGGATTCGGTCCCACGCTGCGCTGGAAGTCACCGGTTCTGGAGGCCGACTACCCGGTGACCCGTGACATCTTCCTGGACGGGCGCGGGCTGCTGCTGATCCCGTCGGTGTTCTGCTGGCGCACCCCGGTCACCCTCATCGATCCCTCGCTGCCGCCGGTGCTGGTGTATCCGATCGGCCGCGGTCCCGGCTGGTGGGCGGGGGCCGGACAGCAGGACGGCGCCGCCCGTCGGAACGGTCTGGACGCGCTGCTGGGGCGGACCAGGGCGGCGGCGCTGCGGGCGGTGGAGGACGGCTGCACCACGGGCGAGCTGGCCCGACGGCTGGGGATCTCGGCCCCGACGGCCAGTGAGCACGCCTGCGTGCTGCGGGAGGCGGGGCTGATCGGCTCGCTCCGGCATCGCAACACCGTGCTGCACGCGCTCACGCCGCTCGGGACGGCGCTGCTGTCGGAGAACCCCTACCGGCCGGGCCGCAGGGCGGTCCGGCCGGTAGGGGTGTGA
- a CDS encoding guanylate kinase: protein MPIDDTPFLTAPSGLLFVLSGPSGTGKTSLAQALVQADPALGHARSVTTRKPRPGAGEEHYDHVSRDEFLRMVGDGEFAQWIHPSYDEYYGTLRTPLEKALAAGQDLVLDYCPEGYLNLKRCFPEQTVGVFVMAPSVEHMDRRLAGRGSENTEERELRHTMALRDFNFVDQHDYHVVNDEFDHALETLRAIRRAEKARLRRQRPVLDAYARYAEPTLLRYY, encoded by the coding sequence ATGCCCATCGACGACACACCGTTCCTCACCGCGCCCTCGGGCCTGCTGTTCGTGCTCTCAGGCCCGTCAGGTACGGGCAAGACTTCGCTGGCCCAGGCCCTGGTCCAGGCCGACCCCGCACTGGGCCACGCCCGGTCGGTCACGACCCGCAAGCCGCGCCCCGGCGCGGGCGAGGAGCACTACGACCACGTGAGCCGTGACGAGTTCCTCAGGATGGTCGGGGACGGGGAGTTCGCCCAGTGGATCCATCCGTCCTACGACGAGTACTACGGAACACTCCGCACCCCGCTGGAGAAGGCTCTTGCCGCCGGGCAGGACCTGGTCCTCGACTACTGCCCCGAGGGGTACCTGAACCTCAAGCGCTGCTTCCCCGAGCAGACGGTCGGCGTCTTCGTGATGGCACCCAGTGTGGAACACATGGACCGGCGGCTGGCCGGTCGCGGAAGCGAGAACACCGAGGAGCGGGAGTTGCGGCACACGATGGCGCTGCGCGACTTCAACTTCGTCGACCAGCACGACTATCACGTCGTCAACGACGAGTTCGACCACGCGCTGGAGACTCTGCGTGCGATCCGCCGCGCCGAGAAGGCCCGGTTGCGCCGCCAGCGACCGGTGCTGGATGCCTACGCACGCTACGCCGAGCCGACGCTGCTGCGCTACTACTGA
- a CDS encoding helix-turn-helix domain-containing protein codes for MPTEGTSLFGSKLRAHRTGQRMSLQVLANLVHYSKGHLSKVENGEKPASAQLARGCDEVLGAGGELLLAYRAGLGAPRAQPQRPAQLPMATAPFIGRTAQLAALDTAFDRLRTKGSEAAAIIVVDGMAGVGKSALMLQWAHRVAERFSGGGLFYDLCPGGVPADSGQVLAGFLQALGVRTEEIPRGTAERAALYRTLLAKRRVLVVLDNAVSAERVRPLLPSAPGSLVLVGSRDRLPGLVARNGAARVTLQPLSTDESCELLRQVTGQRQPGVSPVTVAEVVGRCGHLPLALRIAAENILAGDQGIAFAGDDAGLDLLSAGNDEGASIRAAFEQSFRTLDNEFAHAFRLLGRHAATGVSLAAAAVLLDTDEATAWRRLDALYQLHLVEQPSQGRYRVHCLLRAYAAELATADQQQCDAGSRRLLEWYGRTAQEALRTLLSVERDEALARSGNFPTLEHAWQWCQAEELNLHFAIAHAGRLNMDALSVELSDVAEILSLLRYGSCRAAEPLGRARLGSGKEPVGTC; via the coding sequence ATGCCGACCGAGGGCACATCGTTATTCGGCAGCAAACTGCGTGCCCACCGGACCGGCCAGAGAATGTCCTTACAGGTACTGGCGAATCTGGTCCATTACAGCAAGGGTCATCTGAGTAAAGTGGAGAACGGCGAGAAGCCCGCCTCCGCGCAGCTGGCACGCGGCTGCGACGAGGTTCTCGGCGCCGGCGGCGAGTTGCTGCTGGCCTACCGGGCCGGTCTGGGTGCGCCACGGGCGCAACCCCAGCGGCCCGCCCAACTGCCCATGGCCACAGCCCCTTTCATCGGCCGCACTGCTCAACTGGCCGCGCTGGACACCGCTTTCGACCGGTTGCGTACCAAGGGCAGCGAGGCGGCGGCCATCATCGTGGTGGACGGCATGGCAGGGGTGGGGAAGTCCGCCCTCATGCTCCAGTGGGCGCACCGCGTCGCCGAGCGGTTCTCCGGCGGGGGCCTCTTCTACGACCTGTGTCCCGGCGGCGTTCCGGCGGACTCCGGGCAGGTGCTCGCGGGCTTCCTGCAGGCTCTGGGGGTCAGGACGGAGGAGATTCCGCGGGGGACCGCCGAACGGGCCGCGCTCTATCGCACTTTGCTGGCGAAACGCCGGGTGCTCGTAGTGCTTGACAACGCTGTCTCCGCCGAACGGGTCCGTCCGCTGCTGCCCAGCGCGCCGGGCAGCCTGGTGCTGGTCGGCAGCCGGGACCGTCTGCCGGGCCTGGTCGCCAGGAACGGGGCCGCCCGGGTCACCCTGCAGCCGTTGTCCACGGACGAGTCCTGTGAGCTGTTGCGTCAGGTGACGGGGCAGCGGCAGCCGGGCGTGAGCCCAGTGACCGTGGCCGAGGTGGTGGGACGCTGCGGACACCTGCCGTTGGCGCTGCGGATAGCCGCCGAGAACATCCTGGCAGGAGACCAGGGCATCGCGTTCGCCGGCGACGATGCCGGCCTCGACCTGTTGTCCGCCGGCAACGACGAGGGGGCTTCGATCCGGGCGGCGTTCGAGCAGTCGTTCCGGACTCTGGACAACGAGTTCGCCCACGCTTTCCGGCTGCTCGGCAGGCACGCCGCGACCGGCGTTTCGCTGGCGGCGGCCGCTGTCCTGCTGGACACGGACGAGGCGACCGCCTGGCGCCGACTCGACGCCCTCTACCAGCTGCACCTGGTGGAGCAGCCCAGCCAGGGCCGCTACCGCGTGCACTGCCTTTTGCGGGCTTACGCGGCAGAGCTGGCCACCGCGGACCAGCAGCAGTGCGACGCCGGTTCCCGCCGGCTCCTGGAGTGGTACGGGCGGACCGCGCAGGAGGCGCTGCGCACCCTGCTGAGCGTCGAACGCGACGAGGCCCTGGCCAGGTCGGGCAACTTCCCGACCCTGGAGCACGCCTGGCAGTGGTGTCAGGCCGAGGAACTGAACCTGCACTTCGCCATCGCGCACGCCGGCCGCCTCAACATGGACGCCCTGTCCGTCGAACTCTCGGACGTTGCCGAGATCCTGAGCCTGCTGCGGTACGGCAGCTGCCGCGCGGCCGAACCGCTCGGCAGGGCTCGCCTCGGCTCGGGGAAAGAGCCGGTCGGCACCTGCTGA